One segment of Curtobacterium sp. MR_MD2014 DNA contains the following:
- a CDS encoding histone-like nucleoid-structuring protein Lsr2, producing MAQKVITTLVDDLTDEELQDGAGTTVHFGFDGNNYEIDLSNDNADKFREAFSDYIAAARKVGASASRPTSSGSASKPRGNADELAKIREWANANGYEVSTRGRIAQSVRDAYDAAH from the coding sequence ATGGCGCAGAAAGTCATCACCACCCTCGTCGACGACCTCACCGACGAAGAGCTGCAGGACGGCGCCGGCACCACGGTGCACTTCGGCTTCGACGGCAACAACTACGAGATCGACCTGTCGAACGACAACGCGGACAAGTTCCGCGAGGCGTTCTCCGACTACATCGCAGCAGCCCGCAAGGTCGGCGCGAGCGCTTCTCGACCCACTTCTTCCGGGTCTGCCTCGAAGCCTCGCGGGAATGCGGACGAGCTCGCGAAGATCCGCGAGTGGGCCAACGCCAATGGCTACGAGGTCTCCACCCGCGGTCGCATCGCACAGAGCGTCCGCGACGCCTACGACGCGGCGCACTGA